Proteins encoded by one window of uncultured Draconibacterium sp.:
- a CDS encoding DUF2061 domain-containing protein — protein MARDIGNTVERKRRSIVKTISWRTIGTIDTILISWLVVGDINFAVTIGGVELFTKMALYFFHERAWNKISFGRVKHTPIEYEI, from the coding sequence ATGGCAAGAGATATAGGAAATACAGTTGAGCGGAAACGAAGGAGTATTGTAAAAACGATTTCGTGGCGTACCATCGGCACCATCGATACAATTCTTATTTCGTGGTTGGTGGTGGGCGACATAAATTTTGCGGTAACCATTGGCGGCGTTGAGCTATTTACAAAAATGGCTTTGTACTTTTTTCACGAGCGTGCCTGGAACAAAATCAGCTTCGGAAGGGTTAAACATACACCAATTGAATACGAAATTTAA
- a CDS encoding NAD(P)-dependent oxidoreductase produces the protein MANQNFLPIAIDIANQKILIVGGGQSAYSKLKILQRHNAEVEILAIDVCDEIKNSGVKYTEAPYNKKYLKDYLMLYSCSNNEELDRQIEKDCREEKVLVNIHDKPSRCQFVSPAIYRHGNISVAVSSNGENVYESIRIRNLIKDKLQLED, from the coding sequence ATGGCAAACCAAAATTTTTTACCGATTGCAATTGATATTGCCAACCAGAAAATACTGATTGTTGGAGGCGGGCAAAGTGCTTACAGCAAACTAAAGATTTTGCAGCGACACAATGCCGAGGTTGAAATACTGGCTATTGATGTATGTGATGAAATAAAAAACAGCGGCGTGAAATACACGGAAGCACCGTATAACAAAAAATATTTAAAAGACTATTTAATGCTTTATTCCTGCTCGAACAACGAAGAGCTGGACAGGCAGATAGAAAAAGACTGCCGCGAAGAAAAGGTATTAGTTAATATTCATGATAAACCATCTCGCTGTCAGTTTGTTTCTCCTGCTATCTACCGGCATGGAAATATTTCGGTGGCGGTGAGCTCGAATGGCGAGAACGTTTATGAATCGATAAGAATAAGAAATTTAATAAAAGATAAGTTGCAACTTGAAGATTGA
- a CDS encoding assimilatory sulfite reductase (NADPH) flavoprotein subunit has product MSLKTNPLNDAQLSALSQLVEGLNKEQTVWLNGYFEGRLAALGGVEVPAVTGTTVSTAAAAAPSPQSSIKLTILYGTETGHSQGLAEKLGEKASFKGIDARVLSLYDYNYKKLNEEDNVAIIVSTHGEGDPPDMAEDFYKYVTGPRAPQLNGVNYSVLALGDKTYKHFCKTGEEIDVALKSCGAYRVTPAVKCDVDYEQPSETWMNLFLLNLSPAETPEPVVINAPTAPVSSSAGGFGEEFSKSNPYMATVLEKVRITGDDSDKEVYHVELSLEGSGLEYEPGDSLGIFTKNPEALVDDILAFTGFDAEQKVDVGEEEMSIKEALSHHLEITMLTFDLLKKYQEKTKNAELAKLLADDEALDEYLYGHDVLDLLEDFPYDWNAHKLVEVLRPIPPRLYSISSSMESVGEEVHVTVSVVRYERKNRKRNGACSSHLADSIEIDEQIPVYIDKNPSFKLPANGSKIIMVGAGTGVAPYRAFMQHRESLGIKGESWLFFGDRRFNSDFLYQTEWQKLVKNEILTKIDVAFSRDQEEKVYVQHKLKEQQKEVFDWLENGAHFYLCGDMKYMAKDVNKALLDIIQTQGGVSEEQAEKYVKNLKREKRFQTDVY; this is encoded by the coding sequence ATGAGTTTAAAAACAAATCCATTAAATGATGCACAGTTAAGTGCTTTAAGCCAGTTGGTTGAAGGCTTGAATAAAGAGCAGACTGTATGGTTAAATGGTTATTTTGAAGGGCGATTGGCAGCCCTCGGAGGAGTTGAAGTTCCAGCTGTTACAGGAACAACTGTTAGCACCGCAGCAGCAGCAGCTCCGTCGCCGCAAAGTTCGATTAAGCTTACCATTTTGTATGGTACCGAAACCGGACATTCGCAGGGACTGGCCGAAAAATTGGGCGAGAAGGCTTCGTTTAAAGGAATTGATGCCCGGGTTTTGAGTTTGTACGATTACAATTACAAAAAGCTGAACGAGGAAGACAATGTGGCGATAATTGTTAGTACACATGGTGAGGGCGATCCGCCTGATATGGCCGAAGATTTTTACAAATACGTAACCGGGCCGCGTGCTCCTCAACTTAATGGCGTAAACTATTCGGTGCTGGCCTTGGGCGATAAAACCTACAAGCATTTTTGTAAAACCGGCGAAGAAATTGATGTGGCCTTAAAAAGCTGCGGTGCTTACCGTGTTACGCCGGCCGTAAAATGCGATGTGGATTACGAACAACCTTCGGAAACATGGATGAACCTCTTTTTGCTGAACCTCTCACCGGCTGAAACTCCGGAACCTGTGGTTATAAATGCGCCAACAGCACCCGTATCATCTTCAGCAGGAGGTTTTGGAGAGGAATTCTCAAAATCAAATCCGTACATGGCCACCGTGCTCGAGAAAGTTAGGATTACCGGAGACGATTCGGATAAGGAAGTGTATCATGTTGAACTTTCGCTCGAAGGATCGGGGCTGGAGTATGAACCGGGCGATTCGCTGGGGATTTTTACCAAAAACCCGGAAGCTCTGGTAGATGATATTTTAGCTTTTACAGGATTCGATGCGGAGCAGAAAGTTGATGTTGGTGAAGAAGAGATGAGCATAAAAGAGGCTTTGTCGCACCATCTTGAAATTACAATGCTGACTTTCGATCTGCTGAAAAAATACCAGGAGAAAACAAAGAATGCCGAACTCGCAAAACTACTTGCCGACGATGAGGCGCTCGACGAATATTTGTATGGTCACGATGTGCTCGATTTATTGGAAGACTTTCCTTACGATTGGAACGCTCACAAATTAGTAGAAGTTTTACGCCCGATTCCGCCACGTTTGTATTCCATTTCATCAAGCATGGAAAGTGTGGGTGAAGAAGTTCATGTAACTGTTTCTGTTGTTCGTTACGAGCGTAAAAACCGCAAACGCAACGGCGCATGTTCGTCGCACCTGGCCGACAGCATTGAGATTGATGAGCAGATTCCGGTTTATATCGACAAAAATCCGTCGTTTAAATTACCGGCCAACGGTTCAAAAATTATCATGGTTGGTGCCGGAACAGGTGTAGCTCCATATCGTGCATTTATGCAGCATCGCGAAAGTTTAGGCATTAAAGGCGAGTCGTGGTTGTTTTTTGGCGACCGTCGTTTCAACTCCGATTTCTTGTACCAAACCGAGTGGCAAAAGCTGGTAAAGAACGAAATACTAACCAAGATAGATGTAGCTTTTAGTCGCGACCAGGAAGAAAAGGTTTATGTGCAGCATAAGCTGAAAGAGCAGCAAAAAGAGGTGTTCGACTGGTTGGAGAACGGTGCCCACTTTTATTTGTGTGGCGATATGAAATATATGGCAAAAGATGTAAACAAGGCTTTGCTTGATATCATTCAGACTCAGGGTGGTGTTAGCGAGGAACAAGCCGAAAAATATGTGAAAAACTTGAAACGTGAGAAGCGTTTCCAAACCGATGTATATTAA
- the cysI gene encoding assimilatory sulfite reductase (NADPH) hemoprotein subunit — protein MSESINWLELSEVERLKYDSNYLRGTLPESLADPITGAISKGDTQISKFHGIYQQWDRDVDKERKRQKLEPAFSFLIRLRMPGGKFTPQQWLAMDELSDKYANGTLKLTTRQTFQLHGVLKRNLKATIKEMNDSLMDTIAACGDVNRNVMSHANPAQSPFHAEVIETAKNISEHLLPKTSAYHEIWLDKKLVADSKEEVEPLYGNRYLPRKFKIGIVIPPHNDCDVFSQDLGFIAIIENEKIVGYNVAVGGGLGTTFGKPETYPRTGTVIGFCTPDQIVDVAERVVAVQRDNGNRKDRKQARLKYTIDRLGVEEFVAELTKYLGYELEPERAYTLDRNGDDFGWIKGSDKKWHLTYFVEGGRVLDRGEFKLKTALREIAKVIDGDIILTGNQNLIISGVSTKVKTQVDALLKTYGVSPEDISGLRKNSIACVALPTCPLAFAEAERYLPDLVSKIETILNEHELGKEEIVIRMTGCPNGCGRPYLAEIGLIGKSPGYYNLYLGGSFNGSRLNTLYKQTINEEEILNELRPIIADFAANREDGEHFGNFVIRKNYVEEIKEGRDFKH, from the coding sequence ATGAGTGAAAGTATTAACTGGCTTGAGCTTTCAGAAGTTGAAAGGCTCAAGTACGATAGTAATTACCTACGCGGAACTTTGCCCGAAAGTCTGGCCGACCCGATTACGGGAGCTATTTCAAAAGGTGACACCCAAATTTCAAAGTTCCATGGCATTTATCAGCAGTGGGATCGCGATGTTGATAAAGAACGCAAAAGACAAAAACTTGAACCTGCCTTTTCATTTCTGATACGGCTTCGCATGCCCGGCGGAAAATTTACACCGCAACAGTGGCTGGCGATGGACGAACTGTCGGACAAATATGCCAACGGAACTTTAAAGTTAACTACCCGGCAAACGTTTCAATTGCACGGTGTGCTGAAAAGAAACCTGAAAGCCACCATTAAAGAAATGAACGACAGCCTGATGGATACTATCGCTGCGTGTGGTGACGTAAACCGTAATGTAATGAGCCATGCCAATCCGGCGCAATCTCCGTTTCATGCCGAGGTCATTGAAACCGCAAAAAATATAAGCGAGCATCTTTTGCCAAAAACAAGTGCTTATCACGAAATCTGGCTGGATAAAAAACTGGTTGCCGACAGTAAAGAGGAAGTGGAGCCGTTGTACGGAAATCGTTACCTGCCGCGTAAATTTAAAATTGGGATTGTAATTCCTCCGCATAACGATTGCGATGTTTTTTCGCAGGATCTGGGTTTTATTGCCATTATTGAAAACGAAAAAATTGTTGGCTACAATGTAGCTGTTGGCGGTGGCTTGGGAACTACTTTTGGCAAACCCGAAACCTACCCGAGAACCGGAACTGTGATTGGTTTTTGTACACCCGATCAGATTGTTGACGTGGCTGAAAGAGTAGTTGCGGTACAACGCGATAACGGCAACCGAAAAGACAGGAAACAAGCCCGTTTGAAATATACCATCGACAGACTGGGCGTGGAGGAATTTGTGGCAGAACTGACCAAATATTTGGGTTATGAACTGGAGCCGGAACGCGCATACACTTTAGACCGAAACGGTGATGATTTTGGCTGGATAAAAGGCAGCGACAAAAAGTGGCACCTCACTTATTTTGTTGAAGGTGGCCGCGTGCTCGACCGGGGTGAATTCAAACTGAAAACGGCTCTTCGGGAAATTGCAAAAGTGATCGATGGTGACATTATTCTTACCGGAAATCAAAACCTGATTATTTCGGGAGTGAGCACCAAAGTGAAAACGCAGGTTGATGCATTGCTAAAAACTTACGGCGTTTCTCCTGAAGACATCTCGGGCTTGCGTAAGAATTCGATTGCCTGTGTTGCTTTGCCGACTTGTCCGCTGGCTTTTGCTGAGGCCGAACGTTACCTGCCTGATCTAGTTTCAAAAATTGAAACGATTCTGAATGAGCACGAGTTGGGCAAAGAAGAAATTGTAATCCGTATGACCGGCTGTCCAAATGGTTGCGGACGTCCGTACCTGGCCGAAATTGGCCTGATCGGGAAATCGCCCGGCTACTACAACTTATACCTTGGTGGAAGTTTTAACGGATCGCGTTTGAACACGCTTTACAAACAAACCATCAACGAGGAAGAGATACTGAACGAGCTGCGTCCAATTATTGCTGATTTTGCAGCAAACCGTGAGGACGGCGAGCATTTTGGCAACTTTGTTATCCGCAAAAATTATGTGGAGGAGATAAAAGAGGGCCGGGATTTTAAACACTGA
- a CDS encoding NAD(P)H-binding protein → MKTTVSILGCGWLGTALGRSLLRKGWKVKGSVASTQSYNRLEVSGISAFYVKAKAQSLTVDYNSFFNTDVLIVSIPPTRTDCVEDSYPQKIEQVIAKVKEQNIKKVLFISSTSVYESKNIEVKEGDEGTPEKASGRALLKAEKLLLENPAFQTTVIRFGGLIGYDRNPARFVQNRNAPVFDAPVNLIHRDDCVNIITKIIEKDIWGETFNASSPEHPGRNEFYAKAAKISELPVPVFSKDKGDYKVINSDKLICALDYKFAYQSPMDYLKEVEEWAYRI, encoded by the coding sequence ATGAAAACAACAGTATCAATATTAGGTTGCGGATGGTTAGGAACAGCGTTAGGAAGATCTTTGCTCCGTAAAGGCTGGAAAGTTAAAGGCTCGGTGGCGTCAACGCAAAGTTACAACCGGCTCGAAGTAAGTGGAATTAGTGCATTTTATGTAAAAGCAAAAGCCCAGTCGCTTACCGTGGATTACAATAGTTTTTTTAATACCGATGTGCTGATCGTCTCCATTCCGCCAACACGGACGGATTGTGTGGAGGATTCATATCCACAAAAGATTGAGCAGGTAATTGCCAAGGTGAAGGAGCAGAACATCAAAAAAGTGCTGTTTATTTCTTCAACTTCGGTTTACGAATCGAAGAACATAGAGGTAAAAGAAGGCGACGAAGGAACACCTGAAAAAGCAAGTGGCAGGGCTTTGCTGAAAGCAGAAAAACTGTTGTTGGAGAATCCTGCATTTCAAACAACGGTGATTCGTTTTGGCGGTTTAATCGGTTACGACCGCAATCCGGCACGTTTTGTACAGAACCGAAATGCGCCGGTTTTTGATGCTCCGGTAAACCTGATCCATCGCGACGATTGCGTGAATATCATCACTAAAATTATTGAAAAGGATATTTGGGGCGAAACATTTAATGCATCAAGTCCGGAACATCCCGGAAGAAATGAGTTTTATGCAAAAGCTGCAAAGATCAGCGAATTGCCCGTTCCTGTTTTTTCAAAAGACAAAGGAGATTACAAGGTGATTAATAGCGACAAGCTCATTTGTGCTTTGGATTACAAATTTGCGTATCAAAGTCCGATGGATTATTTAAAAGAAGTGGAAGAGTGGGCCTACAGAATATAG
- the cobA gene encoding uroporphyrinogen-III C-methyltransferase, translating to MEQFGKVYIVGAGPGPADLLTVKAHNCIKAADVILYDALISKDVRALFPENAELIFVGKRAGDGVDVTERQNSIHQKIEKYAKLRKVVVRVKSGDPMIFSRGAEETSFLEEKNIPFEVVPGISAFNAASAEFGIPLTDRRGSNSLHLLSGRDVAGKLLSVKQLVSIVENRGTAVIYMGTKVLEEIYEALDTVHRECIQTTIVSRSGRWDAQKFKGTLEEMVSLNSETPVKTPALIYLRMEC from the coding sequence ATGGAACAGTTTGGGAAAGTATATATTGTAGGAGCAGGCCCCGGACCGGCAGATTTGCTTACCGTAAAGGCGCATAATTGTATAAAAGCAGCAGATGTGATTTTATACGATGCGTTGATATCGAAGGATGTTCGGGCGCTTTTCCCTGAAAATGCAGAACTCATTTTTGTGGGTAAACGTGCCGGCGATGGCGTTGATGTAACTGAGCGGCAAAACTCCATTCACCAAAAAATTGAAAAGTACGCCAAACTCAGGAAAGTAGTGGTGCGTGTAAAATCGGGCGATCCGATGATTTTCAGTCGGGGAGCTGAAGAAACTTCTTTCCTTGAGGAAAAGAATATCCCTTTTGAAGTGGTGCCGGGCATTTCGGCGTTTAATGCGGCATCGGCTGAATTTGGAATACCGTTAACCGATCGGCGTGGAAGTAACTCGCTGCACCTGCTTTCGGGGCGCGATGTGGCCGGAAAATTACTCAGCGTAAAACAATTGGTAAGTATTGTTGAGAACCGGGGAACGGCTGTGATTTATATGGGTACGAAAGTACTGGAAGAAATCTACGAAGCGCTGGATACCGTTCACCGCGAATGTATTCAGACTACGATTGTGTCACGCTCCGGCCGGTGGGATGCGCAAAAGTTTAAAGGAACATTGGAAGAAATGGTTTCATTAAATAGTGAAACGCCTGTAAAAACTCCAGCTTTGATTTATCTGAGGATGGAATGTTAA
- the hemE gene encoding uroporphyrinogen decarboxylase yields the protein MEKGIFIKTLKGEKTERPPVWFMRQAGRVLPSYLEMRKQYSFKELMRDPELAAKVTLLPVYDLGVDAAILFSDILVIPEAMGMELTFTDSGPRFASALKDLDDPITLINPDATKLEYIYDVIDKIQETKPADFPLIGFCGAPFTTLCYMVQGLGTNHTFPDAVSLLYKDKELAKQLLGAITELSIEYALNQVKHGIAAFQIFETHAGLIPADLYMELIMPFVRKISAAVMETGTPTIFLPKGLGTGLKQLQPGDADFISVDWQVPMKEAREMIPADMGVQGNLDPRILFADQKVIEAKLQEYLEFGSNEDKWIFNVGHGFVPGIPVENAKFVVDWIKNANWNR from the coding sequence ATGGAAAAAGGAATTTTTATAAAAACACTGAAAGGCGAGAAAACAGAACGTCCACCGGTGTGGTTTATGCGTCAGGCGGGAAGAGTTTTGCCGTCGTATCTTGAAATGAGGAAGCAATACAGTTTTAAAGAACTGATGCGCGATCCGGAACTGGCAGCCAAAGTTACACTTTTGCCTGTTTACGATTTGGGTGTTGACGCAGCTATTCTTTTTTCCGATATACTTGTAATTCCTGAGGCAATGGGAATGGAACTGACATTCACTGATTCGGGGCCACGATTTGCATCAGCACTGAAAGATCTTGACGATCCGATTACGCTTATCAATCCTGACGCTACAAAACTGGAGTACATTTACGACGTTATCGACAAAATACAGGAAACCAAACCTGCAGATTTTCCGTTGATCGGTTTTTGCGGAGCTCCGTTTACAACGCTTTGTTATATGGTACAGGGATTGGGTACGAACCACACTTTTCCTGATGCAGTTTCGCTTTTGTATAAAGACAAAGAATTGGCAAAACAACTGTTAGGTGCCATTACAGAACTCTCAATTGAATATGCGCTGAACCAGGTAAAACACGGCATTGCAGCATTTCAGATTTTTGAAACACACGCCGGACTAATTCCTGCTGATCTGTACATGGAATTGATAATGCCATTCGTTCGGAAAATATCGGCGGCAGTGATGGAAACCGGCACACCAACCATTTTCTTACCAAAAGGATTGGGAACCGGTTTAAAACAGTTGCAACCCGGCGATGCCGACTTTATTAGTGTCGACTGGCAAGTACCAATGAAAGAAGCACGCGAAATGATTCCGGCAGATATGGGCGTTCAGGGAAATCTTGACCCACGTATATTATTTGCTGATCAGAAAGTAATTGAAGCAAAACTGCAGGAATATCTAGAATTTGGATCCAACGAAGACAAATGGATTTTTAACGTTGGGCACGGATTTGTTCCGGGCATTCCCGTTGAAAATGCTAAATTCGTTGTAGACTGGATCAAAAATGCAAACTGGAACCGATAA
- the hemL gene encoding glutamate-1-semialdehyde 2,1-aminomutase, which translates to MQFSKSIEAFKQAQESIPGGVNSPVRAFKSVNLNPVFIDSAKGSKVVDLDGNKYTDFVSSWGPLIFGHAHPEIVSAINEAAQKGTSYGAPTLYETEMAELIVEMVPSIEKVRMVNSGTEATMSAIRLARGYTGREKIVKFVGNYHGHGDSFLIKAGSGAITLGLPDSPGVTAGNAKDTLLANYNDLASVEQLFEEDRENIAAIIVEPVAGNMGVVLPEKGFLEGLREIATKNGALLIFDEVITGFRLAKGGAQEYFNVMPDITTLGKIIGGGLPVGAYGGKKEIMDQLAPNGPIYQAGTLSGNPLAMAAGSTMLKLIMNTEDFYPELERKAQKLEEGILNNLKETGIKAVLNRVGSMMTLFFTNEEKVSSYEEAMSADTTRYAKYFKLSLESRMYIAPSQFECLFISYAHTDEDIDNIISANLNALKEIKD; encoded by the coding sequence ATGCAGTTTTCAAAAAGTATAGAAGCATTTAAACAAGCGCAGGAAAGTATTCCGGGAGGTGTTAATTCTCCGGTGCGGGCTTTTAAAAGTGTTAATTTAAATCCTGTTTTTATCGACAGTGCCAAAGGATCAAAAGTTGTTGATCTTGATGGCAATAAATACACTGATTTTGTTTCGTCGTGGGGACCTCTGATTTTTGGTCATGCCCACCCTGAAATTGTGTCGGCAATCAACGAAGCCGCACAAAAAGGAACCAGCTACGGCGCTCCAACTTTGTACGAAACCGAAATGGCTGAGCTGATCGTTGAGATGGTGCCCTCGATCGAAAAAGTGCGCATGGTTAACTCTGGAACTGAGGCCACAATGAGCGCCATTCGTTTGGCACGTGGCTATACAGGCCGCGAGAAAATTGTAAAGTTTGTAGGTAACTACCACGGACATGGAGACAGTTTCCTTATCAAAGCAGGCTCAGGTGCCATCACTTTGGGACTACCAGATAGTCCGGGAGTTACTGCCGGAAATGCAAAAGATACTTTGCTTGCCAATTATAACGATCTGGCTTCCGTTGAACAATTATTTGAAGAAGATAGAGAAAATATAGCAGCGATAATTGTTGAGCCCGTTGCCGGAAACATGGGTGTTGTTCTTCCTGAAAAAGGATTTTTGGAAGGCTTGCGCGAAATTGCCACTAAAAATGGTGCATTGCTAATTTTTGACGAGGTGATCACCGGTTTCCGTTTGGCAAAAGGCGGTGCACAGGAATACTTTAATGTAATGCCCGATATTACCACGCTGGGTAAAATTATCGGTGGAGGATTGCCAGTTGGCGCTTATGGTGGGAAAAAAGAAATTATGGATCAACTGGCGCCAAACGGCCCGATTTACCAGGCAGGAACACTATCGGGAAATCCTTTGGCAATGGCAGCCGGAAGCACAATGCTAAAACTGATCATGAACACTGAGGACTTCTACCCGGAATTGGAGCGAAAAGCCCAAAAGTTGGAAGAAGGAATTCTTAACAACCTCAAAGAAACAGGTATTAAAGCAGTACTGAATCGTGTTGGATCGATGATGACTTTGTTTTTTACCAACGAAGAAAAGGTAAGCTCATACGAAGAAGCAATGAGCGCAGACACAACACGTTATGCCAAATATTTTAAACTATCACTAGAGAGCAGAATGTACATTGCGCCGTCGCAGTTTGAGTGTTTGTTCATTTCGTATGCACACACCGACGAAGACATTGACAATATCATCAGTGCCAATTTAAACGCCTTAAAAGAAATAAAAGATTGA
- the hemB gene encoding porphobilinogen synthase — MMFPETRLRRLRYNSVLREMVTETKLSVDDLVMPLFVCAGSNVRNPISSMPGNFQLSVENLVEECKNVVAAGVKAVLLFGIPAEKDEDGTVACQHNGIVQQAIRAIKEELPNLYIIADVCNCEYTTHGHCGTIIDGDVDNDTTLETLAAQSVSLAEAGADMIAPSDMMDGRVGRIREALDDNKFEKIPIMAYSAKYASGFYGPFREAAESAPKFGNRATYQMNPANSDEAMREVQLDIAEGADIVMVKPALSFLDIIYRVKTEFKMPTAAYNVSGEFSMLKAAEEKDWIDGPRVMMEILTSIKRAGADIIITYSAVDAAKILNGIKG, encoded by the coding sequence ATGATGTTTCCTGAAACAAGATTAAGAAGATTAAGATATAATTCGGTTTTACGCGAGATGGTAACCGAAACAAAACTGTCGGTTGACGATTTGGTAATGCCACTTTTTGTTTGTGCCGGATCCAACGTCCGCAACCCAATCAGCTCGATGCCGGGGAACTTTCAATTGTCGGTGGAGAACCTGGTTGAAGAATGTAAAAATGTTGTTGCAGCAGGCGTAAAAGCCGTTCTTTTGTTTGGTATTCCTGCTGAAAAAGACGAGGACGGAACAGTCGCCTGTCAGCACAACGGAATTGTACAACAAGCCATTCGTGCCATAAAAGAGGAACTTCCAAATTTGTATATTATTGCCGACGTTTGCAACTGCGAATACACCACACACGGACACTGCGGAACCATAATTGATGGCGACGTAGATAACGATACTACACTTGAAACACTGGCTGCACAATCGGTATCGCTGGCAGAAGCAGGTGCCGATATGATCGCACCAAGCGATATGATGGACGGACGTGTTGGAAGAATCCGTGAAGCGCTTGACGACAATAAATTCGAGAAAATTCCTATCATGGCGTATTCAGCTAAATACGCTTCGGGTTTTTACGGACCATTTCGCGAGGCTGCTGAAAGCGCACCTAAATTTGGCAACCGTGCCACTTACCAAATGAATCCGGCAAATTCCGACGAAGCCATGCGCGAGGTACAACTCGACATTGCCGAAGGTGCCGACATTGTTATGGTAAAACCGGCACTCTCCTTCCTCGACATTATCTACCGTGTAAAAACAGAATTTAAAATGCCAACAGCTGCTTACAATGTTAGTGGCGAATTCTCAATGTTAAAAGCAGCCGAAGAGAAAGACTGGATAGACGGACCGCGCGTTATGATGGAAATTCTGACATCGATAAAAAGAGCCGGTGCCGATATTATTATTACGTATTCAGCTGTTGACGCAGCGAAAATTTTGAATGGAATAAAAGGATAA